A single region of the Mercenaria mercenaria strain notata chromosome 6, MADL_Memer_1, whole genome shotgun sequence genome encodes:
- the LOC123549682 gene encoding uncharacterized protein LOC123549682, which produces MSMSVSEFRHQFNTWEVYPRVYHFQKRYKDVYNRFCNITGKGPYSFIFKKSDLFDDLTSFKSMLEKPLQIYVIGRENLDKDDLVVTSEPLQRAKGAALFPQQEKSKMMVEDYGITLVVAHVQIKDIKKNGKKEVLNSIRHFTSNLWKTTPVSVDSLLIVCHTSMIYKAAALEDFRLDVQEELEKTCGLSLTADHFIFAANSEMVSTKISEKIETRIIEKFYTMKEHLQNFVRNRSNFKMEKIDVVETEQLISAIQGFLKNGLGFVDILEDSQDMGERFEEVVLRHLMCIIRCAVLDPLSLKFNLTQDTCNQIAHQVKLEDRMKRSVSKNTRYHLSKLQHPCEEMRKAMKENNKWYRFPGRNFMFIAYPLRDDIRQNILQLEEDLGVLRRTVTVMKKMIFEINGNIKQSIIEDEVLKKPKRNKALTDELRKRILSIDGVYGTGIIYGEWEIHVQNENAKISVQELMTHFKVRHPIRVRNVLKEPKDLAGGQVEHGGVLESECPGGTFRSGTLGTFADSHNDDLYALTCGHVVYADDDREHNIYIRNTSNERQLFAKSNPSLTVRCGNQQRALIDIAAVKVIDPVRPNCTKFLKDADGMLKSAVLVTENIIGLNAPYIFKHGAASNLTEGLVCSEDYSIAAGLDGYIVLIASPPGCADDETYAKPGDSGSVNCMPDVDKNKTVKVVSMLSGGGLELDEFDEQLYFSFQLSVGLDTLRDRDGGIELNLPSTHSDRPMF; this is translated from the exons GTAAAGGACCATATTCGTTCATTTTCAAGAAATCGGATTTGTTTGACGACTTAACCAGCTTCAAAAGTATGCTGGAAAAACCACTACAGATATACGTCATTGGCCGAGAAAATCTTGACAAAGATGATTTAGTTGTAACGTCCGAACCACTTCAGCGTGCAAAGGGTGCTGCCTTGTTTCCACAGCAAGAAAAATCAAAAATGATGGTCGAAGACTACGGAATAACTCTTGTTGTAGCACACGTGCAGataaaagatattaaaaagaaTGGAAAGAAG GAAGTTCTAAACTCGATTCGACACTTTACGTCCAATCTTTGGAAAACAACACCAGTATCTGTCGACTCATTGCTCATCGTATGTCACACAAGTATGATATACAAAGCTGCGGCGTTGGAAGACTTCCGTCTGGACGTTCAAGAGGAATTGGAGAAGACCTGTGGACTAAGCCTTACAGCCGACCATTTCATTTTCGCAGCGAACAGCGAAATGGTCAGTACGAAAATCTCAGAAAAAATAGAAACACGAATCATTGAGAAATTCTACACGATGAAAGAACATTTGCAAAACTTCGTTAGAAATAGAAGTAACTTTAAGATGGAGAAAATTGACGTTGTAGAGACAGAACAACTAATAAGTGCAATACAGGGTTTTTTGAAAAACGGCTTAGGATTTGTTGATATATTAGAAGACAGTCAAGATATGGGCGAACGATTTGAAGAAGTAGTTCTACGTCATCTTATGTGCATTATAAGATGCGCTGTCCTGGATCCACTGTCATTAAAGTTTAACTTAACACAAGACACATGTAATCAGATTGCTCATCAAGTTAAATTGGAAGATAGAATGAAAAGGAGTGTTTCCAAAAACACTCGATACCACTTGAGTAAGCTACAGCACCCCTGCGAAGAAATGCGTAAGGCGATGAAGGAGAACAACAAATGGTATAGGTTTCCGGGAAGAAATTTCATGTTTATCGCATATCCATTGCGGGACGACATTCGACAGAACATTTTACAGTTGGAAGAGGATCTTGGAGTTTTGCGACGTACCGTGACTGTGATGAAGAAGATGATCTTTGAAATTAACGGGAACATCAAGCAATCCATTATCGaagatgaagttttgaaaaagcCTAAACGGAACAAAGCTTTAACCGATGAATTAAGGAAAAGAATATTGTC AATTGATGGTGTTTATGGAACTGGAATAATATATGGCGAGTGGGAAATTCATGTACAAAACGAAAACGCTAAAATATCTGTACAGGAGCTTATGACGCACTTCAAAGTCAGACATCCAATTCGTGTTAGGAACGTACTTAAGGAGCCAAAGGACCTAGCAGGTGGTCAGGTGGAACATGGTGGAGTATTAGAGAGTGAGTGCCCTGGTGGTACATTTCGATCAGGTACGTTGGGTACATTTGCAGACAGCCATAACGACGACCTTTACGCCTTGACATGCGGTCACGTGGTTTATGCTGATGATGATAGGGAGCATAATATTTACATAAGGAACACTTCCAACGAAAGGCAGCTGTTTGCTAAAAGCAATCCATCTTTGACTGTACGCTGTGGTAACCAACAACGCGCGTTAATTGATATTGCAGCAGTAAAAGTAATTGATCCTGTCCGACCGAACTGCACAAAGTTTCTTAAGGATGCCGACGGAATGCTGAAAAGTGCGGTACTAGTGACGGAAAATATTATTGGTTTAAATGCGCCATACATTTTTAAACATGGTGCGGCTTCAAATTTAACAGAGGGTCTTGTCTGCTCTGAAGACTATTCAATCGCAGCTGGGTTGGACGGCTATATAGTCCTTATAGCTTCCCCTCCAGGGTGTGCTGATGATGAGACATATGCGAAACCCGGAGACAGTGGCTCCGTGAACTGCATGCCCGATGtcgataaaaataaaacagttaaggTTGTGTCGATGCTAAGTGGTGGGGGTTTAGAATTGGATGAGTTTGATGAGCAACTGTATTTCTCGTTCCAGCTAAGTGTGGGCCTAGACACTTTAAGAGACAGGGATGGTGGGATAGAATTAAACCTTCCGTCTACACATAGTGATAGACcaatgttttga